The following are encoded in a window of Diorhabda sublineata isolate icDioSubl1.1 chromosome 3, icDioSubl1.1, whole genome shotgun sequence genomic DNA:
- the LOC130441519 gene encoding uncharacterized protein LOC130441519, with protein sequence MTRSPTYIDEVTLNAMITTGMMEALGPLHFTQFRVPNRQLVSETNSADAIEVDYRVGWMPKNMKLSSDKKEINEEGTKFKCIDKDLLAEFLRDEEPPKKDPRFLLPKLIMAEGESPKDKNIADQRQESIMQWFDRTVESELKRRKDISSNENIPSGLTDTIMPAKELNFQKSVVEKMAEASASRIETISQMSMIPDTELQDVVDKYAKAEAMCTFAGAVKAAEAAAEAAPPELAEEAALASARIYQSEMNGNEISEQIQGIRPMQVIGYIGVTKPKYPVRPEKK encoded by the exons ATGACTAGAAGTCCAACATACATCGACGAAGTTACTTTAAATGCGATGATAACTACGGGAATGATGGAGGCACTAGGACCATTACATTTCACACAG TTTAGAGTTCCAAATAGACAACTAGTGAGTGAAACCAATTCAGCAGACGCGATTGAAGTGGATTATAGAGTAGGATGGATGCCAAAGAATATGAAGTTGTCGAGTGATAAGAAAGAG ATAAACGAAGAAGGAACTAAATTTAAATGTATTGATAAAGATCTACTGGCTGAATTTTTACGCGACGAAGAACCCCCGAAAAAAGATCCCAGATTTTTGTTACCGAAATTAATAATGGCCGAAGGGGAATCaccaaaagataaaaatatcgCCGATCAAAGACAAGAATCGATCATGCAATG GTTCGATCGGACCGTGGAGAGCGAATTGAAACGACGAAAAGATATATCGTCAAACGAAAATATACCGTCAGGTTTGACGGATACGATTATGCCGGCTAaggaattaaattttcaaaaatcggtTGTGGAAAAAATGGCGGAAGCGTCTGCTAGTCGTATAGAAACGATATCGCAGATGTCGATGATACCGGATACGGAATTGCAAGACGTTGTCGATAAATATGCTAAAGCGGAGGCTATGTGTACATTTGCAGGAGCCGTAAAGGCAGCCGAAGCGGCTGCAGAGG CCGCTCCCCCCGAACTTGCCGAAGAAGCAGCATTGGCCAGTGCCAGAATATATCAAAGTGAAATGAATGGAAATGAGATTAGTGAGCAAATCCAAGGTATTAGACCGATGCAAGTGATCGGGTATATCGGTGTAACCAAACCGAAATATCCAGTTAGGCCCGAAAAAAAATAA
- the LOC130441518 gene encoding glucose dehydrogenase [FAD, quinone]-like, which yields MLQVVVLSLLLFTSTFGLYDEDIVQDYVKLITETLETSRKYEHLESSRNYEALKSGPPKVYGVFDFIVVGSGSTGSVVASRLSEILDWKVLVLEAGEFGNNVTEITAMAYKATINSEYNWGYYSIPQKNTCLGFKESRCPHIRGKGVGGTSLINALIYTKGNRHDFDKWCGLGNKNWCYKDVLPYFLKSENFNPTDPTAPVEEEYHGYRGVLNVEHPMPRTRHSQIFLEASEAMGYPIRDVNGKNQTGVMAFQINTKRGRRQDSGTAFLRPVMYRRNLKVLTNSLVTKILIKDREAKGVLFLNKGILYEAIARKEVIVCGGTINSPQLLMLSGIGPKRHLQEHNIPVVQDLAVGNSFSDHLQVYGLTFSTNYTEPVSNLREAVVNYLYKGTDYLAEALSSQAVGYYQTHLEPTENYPDIEISISDTNITIEAMDTYVRMKEDIKYVTKGIDGSNSFVMHVTPLRTKSLGTIRLKSSDPLEYPIIDPNILSDPEGYDLESVYLGIELALNLTRQEPFKRINAKLELKPLKQCNKWMFMSREYWKCASRYLVSHNNHPVGTCKMGPDPKQGDVVDNELKVHGIKKLRVADASVIPLSTSSHINGVCYMIGEKLADIIKTTYNKI from the exons ATGCTACAAGTTGTTGTACTATCCTTACTCTTATTTACAAGCACGTTTGGGTTATATGACGAAGACATTGTTCAAGATTATGTAAAATTGATAACAGAAACATTAGAAACTTCAAGAAAATATGAACATCTGGAGAGTTCGCGAAATTACGAAGCTCTTAAATCTGGACCACCGAAAG tttatGGCGTATTCGATTTCATAGTTGTTGGATCTGGATCAACCGGATCGGTTGTAGCCAGTCGATTATCAGAAATATTGGATTGGAAGGTTTTGGTACTCGAGGCTGGTGAATTTGGAAATAATGTTACTGAAATTACCGCCATGGCTTATAAAGCTACGATTAATAGTGAATATAATTGGGGCTATTACAGCATTCCGCAAAAAAACACTTGTTTAG gttttaaaGAATCTCGTTGCCCCCATATTAGAGGTAAAGGAGTTGGAGGGACGTCTTTAATAAACGCCTTAATTTATACAAAAGGTAACAGACACGATTTCGATAAGTGGTGTGGGCTAGGTAACAAAAATTGGTGTTATAAAGACGTACTTCCTTACTTTTTGAAATCGGAAAACTTCAACCCTACAGATCCAACAGCTCCAGTTGAAGAAGAATACCACGGTTATAGGGGTGTTTTGAACGTGGAACACCCTATGCCTAGAACTAGACATTCTCAG ATATTTTTAGAAGCAAGCGAGGCGATGGGATATCCTATAAGAGATgtgaatggaaaaaatcaaacaGGTGTAATggcttttcaaataaatactaaacgcGGTAGGAGACAGGATAGTGGTACTGCTTTTCTAAGGCCCGTAATGTATAGACGTAACTTGAAAGTTTTGACCAATAGCTTGGtaactaaaattttaatcaaagaTAGAGAAGCTAAAGGagttctatttttaaataaaggaaTTTTGTATGAAGCTATAGCGAGAAAAGAAGTTATAGTTTGTGGAGGTACTATCAATAGCCCACAATTGCTTATGTTATCCGGAATCGGACCCAAGAGGCATTTACAAGAACATA atattCCAGTGGTACAGGATCTAGCAGTAGGAAACTCTTTCTCTGATCACCTTCAAGTGTATGGTTTAACTTTCTCCACCAATTACACAGAGCCAGTTTCAAATTTAAGAGAAGCCGTTGTAAACTATTTATATAAAGGTACTGATTATTTAGCGGAAGCCCTTTCGTCGCAAGCTGTCGGATATTACCAAACACACTTAGAACCGACTGAAAATTATCCTGATATAGAAATAAGTATATCAGACACGAATATAACAATAGAAGCCATGGATACTTACGTTAGAATGaaagaagatataaaatatgttaCTAAAGGAATTGACGGTTCGAATTCTTTTGTAATGCACGTAACTCCTTTACGTACTAAATCCTTAGGTACGATTCGATTAAAAAGTTCCGATCCTTTAGAATACCCTATTATAGATCCGAATATTTTATCGGATCCCGAAGGTTACGATCTAGAAAGCGTTTACCTCGGTATCGAATTAGCATTAAATTTGACTAGACAAGAGCCATTTAAGCGTATTAACGCGAAATTAGAGCTTAAACCGCTTAAACAGTGCAACAAATGGATGTTCATGAGCAGAGAGTACTGGAAATGTGCTAGTAGATATTTAGTTTCACACAACAATCACCCGGTTGGTACTTGCAAAATGGGACCGGATCCGAAACAAGGTGATGTGGTTGACAACGAGTTAAAAGTCCACgggataaaaaaattgagagtgGCCGATGCAAGTGTTATTCCTCTCTCCACTTCTAGTCATATTAATGGCGTTTGCTACATGATTGGTGAAAAATTAGCCGATATAATCAAAActacttataataaaatatga